A genomic region of Alligator mississippiensis isolate rAllMis1 chromosome 4, rAllMis1, whole genome shotgun sequence contains the following coding sequences:
- the PODXL gene encoding podocalyxin isoform X4 — protein sequence MRRAGLALLLLLLLARLGCGGGASTSATVTTTGASPGTKSTSATTKTSSSTAAPTSSHPVLGSSSNATKTSLGSESSTPSPKSVTPAPKISTSSSKISTSDPKSTSPSTHSPSPTSVLTTHVTKKSSPGTDSSTNDTTVPSTTQKSPSLDLGSTSPGAGSSSPTMGGPPHSTKRSSPDPKTTPVSIESAPRNTTSSSRVTEIPSPSPGSSSGGKVTPSPVVNVAPTSAPRASKPTVPGVTSAAGAHPDKDPVTHPTLMETTAAGGIKDGSKELKEAETTRGTSAATVGTPGGDKKDVTTKKSDPPLLKTDSALEAATSTPASTKRVSEPSSTSKPSDSQPKQQITCKEQIPSVKTGKEAPKLVTLNATGICGVVAQTKQSEELYDIICKALNPTFNRSRDQCTVSLAPVQGSPNLYALVDASMQIKPRQEELFELLKEKKDEFKKAGINNVMLADKQLGDDEPTDRFSTPLITTIVCLAVALLLTAAIYGCCHQRRSRRKDQQRLTEELQTMENGYHDNPTLEVMETSSEMQEKKINLNGELGDSWIVPMDNLTKEELEEEEDTHL from the exons GAGGGGCATCGACCTCAGCCACAGTTACCACCACCGGCGCTAGTCCTGGCACGAAAAGCACCTCTGCTACCACAAAAACCTCCTCCTCTACCGCTGCCCCAACAAGCTCCCACCCTGTCCTGGGAAGTTCCTCCAATGCCACCAAAACCTCCCTTGGCTCAGAAAGCTCCACCCCTAGCCCGAAAAGTGTCACTCCTGCCCCAAAAATCTCCACCTCAAGCTCAAAAATCTCCACCTCTGACCCCAAAAGCACCTCCCCTAGcacacacagcccctcccctacTTCAGTGCTTACCACCCATGTCACAAAAAAGTCCTCCCCTGGCACAGACAGCTCCACCAATGACACAACAGTCCCCTCCACTACCCAGAAAAGCCCCTCCCTTGACCTGGGAAGTACCAGCCCTGGTGCGGGAAGCTCCTCTCCTACCatgggagggcccccccacagcacGAAGCGCTCCTCCCCGGACCCGAAAACTACACCTGTTAGTATAGAAAGTGCCCCCCGTAACACGACGAGCTCCTCTCGTGTCACAGAAATCCCCTCCCCTAGCCCTGGCAGCTCCTCTGGTGGGAAAGTCACACCCAGCCCTGTTGTGAACGTAGCCCCCACATCAGCTCCTCGGGCATCTAAGCCCACCGTGCCTGGGGTGACTTCGGCAGCTGGCGCCCATCCGGATAAGGACCCTGTGACGCATCCAACTCTGATGGAAACCACTGCAG CAGGTGGCATTAAAGATGGAAGCAAAGAGCTTAAAGAGGCTGAGACAACCAGAGGAACGTCGGCAGCCACGGTTGGCACACCTGGGGGAGACAAAAAGGATGTGACCACGAAGAAGTCTGATCCTCCCTTACTGAAAACCGACTCAGCCTTGGAGGCTGCCACGTCTACTCCAGCTAGCACCAAGCGTGTGTCTGAGCCCAGTTCTACATCCAAGCCCAGTGACTCCCAACCCAAACAGCAG ATCACTTGCAAGGAGCAGATACCGTCCGTCAAAACCGGAAAGGAAGCACCAAAGCTTGTAACCTTGAATGCAACGGGAATCTGT GGCGTGGTGGCGCAAACCAAGCAGAGCGAGGAGCTGTATGACATAATCTGCAAAGCACTGAACCCCACATTCAACCGGAGCCGAGACCAGTGCACCGTGAGCCTGGCCCCCGTCCAGGGCTCCCCTAACCTCTATGCTTTGGTGGATGCTTCTATGCAGA TAAAACCGAGACAGGAGGAGCTTTTTGAACTGCTGAAGGAAAAGAAGGATGAATTTAAGAAG GCCGGGATCAACAACGTCATGTTGGCCGACAAGCAGCTCGGGGACGACGAGCCCACTGACCGGTTCAGCACGCCTCTGATCACCACCATCGTGTGCCTGGCCGTCGccttgctgctcactgctgccatctACGGCTGCTGCCACCAACGCAGGTCCCGCAGGAAGGACCAG CAGCGCCTGACAGAAGAGCTGCAGACCATGGAGAACGGCTATCATGACAACCCGACGCTGGAGGTGATGGAGACCTCCTCTGAGATGCAGGAGAAGAAGATCAACCTGAATGGCGAGCTGGGCGACAGCTGGATTGTCCCCATGGACAACCTCACGaaagaggagctggaggaggaagaggacacGCATCTATAA
- the PODXL gene encoding podocalyxin isoform X5, translating to MRRAGLALLLLLLLARLGCGGGASTSATVTTTGASPGTKSTSATTKTSSSTAAPTSSHPVLGSSSNATKTSLGSESSTPSPKSVTPAPKISTSSSKISTSDPKSTSPSTHSPSPTSVLTTHVTKKSSPGTDSSTNDTTVPSTTQKSPSLDLGSTSPGAGSSSPTMGGPPHSTKRSSPDPKTTPVSIESAPRNTTSSSRVTEIPSPSPGSSSGGKVTPSPVVNVAPTSAPRASKPTVPGVTSAAGAHPDKDPVTHPTLMETTAAGGIKDGSKELKEAETTRGTSAATVGTPGGDKKDVTTKKSDPPLLKTDSALEAATSTPASTKRVSEPSSTSKPSDSQPKQQITCKEQIPSVKTGKEAPKLVTLNATGICGVVAQTKQSEELYDIICKALNPTFNRSRDQCTVSLAPVQGSPNLYALVDASMQIKPRQEELFELLKEKKDEFKKAGINNVMLADKQLGDDEPTDRFSTPLITTIVCLAVALLLTAAIYGCCHQRRSRRKDQRLTEELQTMENGYHDNPTLEVMETSSEMQEKKINLNGELGDSWIVPMDNLTKEELEEEEDTHL from the exons GAGGGGCATCGACCTCAGCCACAGTTACCACCACCGGCGCTAGTCCTGGCACGAAAAGCACCTCTGCTACCACAAAAACCTCCTCCTCTACCGCTGCCCCAACAAGCTCCCACCCTGTCCTGGGAAGTTCCTCCAATGCCACCAAAACCTCCCTTGGCTCAGAAAGCTCCACCCCTAGCCCGAAAAGTGTCACTCCTGCCCCAAAAATCTCCACCTCAAGCTCAAAAATCTCCACCTCTGACCCCAAAAGCACCTCCCCTAGcacacacagcccctcccctacTTCAGTGCTTACCACCCATGTCACAAAAAAGTCCTCCCCTGGCACAGACAGCTCCACCAATGACACAACAGTCCCCTCCACTACCCAGAAAAGCCCCTCCCTTGACCTGGGAAGTACCAGCCCTGGTGCGGGAAGCTCCTCTCCTACCatgggagggcccccccacagcacGAAGCGCTCCTCCCCGGACCCGAAAACTACACCTGTTAGTATAGAAAGTGCCCCCCGTAACACGACGAGCTCCTCTCGTGTCACAGAAATCCCCTCCCCTAGCCCTGGCAGCTCCTCTGGTGGGAAAGTCACACCCAGCCCTGTTGTGAACGTAGCCCCCACATCAGCTCCTCGGGCATCTAAGCCCACCGTGCCTGGGGTGACTTCGGCAGCTGGCGCCCATCCGGATAAGGACCCTGTGACGCATCCAACTCTGATGGAAACCACTGCAG CAGGTGGCATTAAAGATGGAAGCAAAGAGCTTAAAGAGGCTGAGACAACCAGAGGAACGTCGGCAGCCACGGTTGGCACACCTGGGGGAGACAAAAAGGATGTGACCACGAAGAAGTCTGATCCTCCCTTACTGAAAACCGACTCAGCCTTGGAGGCTGCCACGTCTACTCCAGCTAGCACCAAGCGTGTGTCTGAGCCCAGTTCTACATCCAAGCCCAGTGACTCCCAACCCAAACAGCAG ATCACTTGCAAGGAGCAGATACCGTCCGTCAAAACCGGAAAGGAAGCACCAAAGCTTGTAACCTTGAATGCAACGGGAATCTGT GGCGTGGTGGCGCAAACCAAGCAGAGCGAGGAGCTGTATGACATAATCTGCAAAGCACTGAACCCCACATTCAACCGGAGCCGAGACCAGTGCACCGTGAGCCTGGCCCCCGTCCAGGGCTCCCCTAACCTCTATGCTTTGGTGGATGCTTCTATGCAGA TAAAACCGAGACAGGAGGAGCTTTTTGAACTGCTGAAGGAAAAGAAGGATGAATTTAAGAAG GCCGGGATCAACAACGTCATGTTGGCCGACAAGCAGCTCGGGGACGACGAGCCCACTGACCGGTTCAGCACGCCTCTGATCACCACCATCGTGTGCCTGGCCGTCGccttgctgctcactgctgccatctACGGCTGCTGCCACCAACGCAGGTCCCGCAGGAAGGACCAG CGCCTGACAGAAGAGCTGCAGACCATGGAGAACGGCTATCATGACAACCCGACGCTGGAGGTGATGGAGACCTCCTCTGAGATGCAGGAGAAGAAGATCAACCTGAATGGCGAGCTGGGCGACAGCTGGATTGTCCCCATGGACAACCTCACGaaagaggagctggaggaggaagaggacacGCATCTATAA
- the PODXL gene encoding podocalyxin isoform X2, giving the protein MRRAGLALLLLLLLARLGCGGGASTSATVTTTGASPGTKSTSATTKTSSSTAAPTSSHPVLGSSSNATKTSLGSESSTPSPKSVTPAPKISTSSSKISTSDPKSTSPSTHSPSPTSVLTTHVTKKSSPGTDSSTNDTTVPSTTQKSPSLDLGSTSPGAGSSSPTMGGPPHSTKRSSPDPKTTPVSIESAPRNTTSSSRVTEIPSPSPGSSSGGKVTPSPVVNVAPTSAPRASKPTVPGVTSAAGAHPDKDPVTHPTLMETTAAGGIKDGSKELKEAETTRGTSAATVGTPGGDKKDVTTKKSDPPLLKTDSALEAATSTPASTKRVSEPSSTSKPSDSQPKQQITCKEQIPSVKTGKEAPKLVTLNATGICGVVAQTKQSEELYDIICKALNPTFNRSRDQCTVSLAPVQGSPNLYALVDASMQIKPRQEELFELLKEKKDEFKKAGINNVMLADKQLGDDEPTDRFSTPLITTIVCLAVALLLTAAIYGCCHQRRSRRKDQTISSAVPGFEGRHVAVLFTRLTEELQTMENGYHDNPTLEVMETSSEMQEKKINLNGELGDSWIVPMDNLTKEELEEEEDTHL; this is encoded by the exons GAGGGGCATCGACCTCAGCCACAGTTACCACCACCGGCGCTAGTCCTGGCACGAAAAGCACCTCTGCTACCACAAAAACCTCCTCCTCTACCGCTGCCCCAACAAGCTCCCACCCTGTCCTGGGAAGTTCCTCCAATGCCACCAAAACCTCCCTTGGCTCAGAAAGCTCCACCCCTAGCCCGAAAAGTGTCACTCCTGCCCCAAAAATCTCCACCTCAAGCTCAAAAATCTCCACCTCTGACCCCAAAAGCACCTCCCCTAGcacacacagcccctcccctacTTCAGTGCTTACCACCCATGTCACAAAAAAGTCCTCCCCTGGCACAGACAGCTCCACCAATGACACAACAGTCCCCTCCACTACCCAGAAAAGCCCCTCCCTTGACCTGGGAAGTACCAGCCCTGGTGCGGGAAGCTCCTCTCCTACCatgggagggcccccccacagcacGAAGCGCTCCTCCCCGGACCCGAAAACTACACCTGTTAGTATAGAAAGTGCCCCCCGTAACACGACGAGCTCCTCTCGTGTCACAGAAATCCCCTCCCCTAGCCCTGGCAGCTCCTCTGGTGGGAAAGTCACACCCAGCCCTGTTGTGAACGTAGCCCCCACATCAGCTCCTCGGGCATCTAAGCCCACCGTGCCTGGGGTGACTTCGGCAGCTGGCGCCCATCCGGATAAGGACCCTGTGACGCATCCAACTCTGATGGAAACCACTGCAG CAGGTGGCATTAAAGATGGAAGCAAAGAGCTTAAAGAGGCTGAGACAACCAGAGGAACGTCGGCAGCCACGGTTGGCACACCTGGGGGAGACAAAAAGGATGTGACCACGAAGAAGTCTGATCCTCCCTTACTGAAAACCGACTCAGCCTTGGAGGCTGCCACGTCTACTCCAGCTAGCACCAAGCGTGTGTCTGAGCCCAGTTCTACATCCAAGCCCAGTGACTCCCAACCCAAACAGCAG ATCACTTGCAAGGAGCAGATACCGTCCGTCAAAACCGGAAAGGAAGCACCAAAGCTTGTAACCTTGAATGCAACGGGAATCTGT GGCGTGGTGGCGCAAACCAAGCAGAGCGAGGAGCTGTATGACATAATCTGCAAAGCACTGAACCCCACATTCAACCGGAGCCGAGACCAGTGCACCGTGAGCCTGGCCCCCGTCCAGGGCTCCCCTAACCTCTATGCTTTGGTGGATGCTTCTATGCAGA TAAAACCGAGACAGGAGGAGCTTTTTGAACTGCTGAAGGAAAAGAAGGATGAATTTAAGAAG GCCGGGATCAACAACGTCATGTTGGCCGACAAGCAGCTCGGGGACGACGAGCCCACTGACCGGTTCAGCACGCCTCTGATCACCACCATCGTGTGCCTGGCCGTCGccttgctgctcactgctgccatctACGGCTGCTGCCACCAACGCAGGTCCCGCAGGAAGGACCAG ACCATCTCCTCTGCTGTCCCGGGGTTTGAAGGCCGACACGTAGCTGTGCTCTTTACT CGCCTGACAGAAGAGCTGCAGACCATGGAGAACGGCTATCATGACAACCCGACGCTGGAGGTGATGGAGACCTCCTCTGAGATGCAGGAGAAGAAGATCAACCTGAATGGCGAGCTGGGCGACAGCTGGATTGTCCCCATGGACAACCTCACGaaagaggagctggaggaggaagaggacacGCATCTATAA
- the PODXL gene encoding podocalyxin isoform X3, translating into MRRAGLALLLLLLLARLGCGGGASTSATVTTTGASPGTKSTSATTKTSSSTAAPTSSHPVLGSSSNATKTSLGSESSTPSPKSVTPAPKISTSSSKISTSDPKSTSPSTHSPSPTSVLTTHVTKKSSPGTDSSTNDTTVPSTTQKSPSLDLGSTSPGAGSSSPTMGGPPHSTKRSSPDPKTTPVSIESAPRNTTSSSRVTEIPSPSPGSSSGGKVTPSPVVNVAPTSAPRASKPTVPGVTSAAGAHPDKDPVTHPTLMETTAGGIKDGSKELKEAETTRGTSAATVGTPGGDKKDVTTKKSDPPLLKTDSALEAATSTPASTKRVSEPSSTSKPSDSQPKQQITCKEQIPSVKTGKEAPKLVTLNATGICGVVAQTKQSEELYDIICKALNPTFNRSRDQCTVSLAPVQGSPNLYALVDASMQIKPRQEELFELLKEKKDEFKKAGINNVMLADKQLGDDEPTDRFSTPLITTIVCLAVALLLTAAIYGCCHQRRSRRKDQTISSAVPGFEGRHVAVLFTQRLTEELQTMENGYHDNPTLEVMETSSEMQEKKINLNGELGDSWIVPMDNLTKEELEEEEDTHL; encoded by the exons GAGGGGCATCGACCTCAGCCACAGTTACCACCACCGGCGCTAGTCCTGGCACGAAAAGCACCTCTGCTACCACAAAAACCTCCTCCTCTACCGCTGCCCCAACAAGCTCCCACCCTGTCCTGGGAAGTTCCTCCAATGCCACCAAAACCTCCCTTGGCTCAGAAAGCTCCACCCCTAGCCCGAAAAGTGTCACTCCTGCCCCAAAAATCTCCACCTCAAGCTCAAAAATCTCCACCTCTGACCCCAAAAGCACCTCCCCTAGcacacacagcccctcccctacTTCAGTGCTTACCACCCATGTCACAAAAAAGTCCTCCCCTGGCACAGACAGCTCCACCAATGACACAACAGTCCCCTCCACTACCCAGAAAAGCCCCTCCCTTGACCTGGGAAGTACCAGCCCTGGTGCGGGAAGCTCCTCTCCTACCatgggagggcccccccacagcacGAAGCGCTCCTCCCCGGACCCGAAAACTACACCTGTTAGTATAGAAAGTGCCCCCCGTAACACGACGAGCTCCTCTCGTGTCACAGAAATCCCCTCCCCTAGCCCTGGCAGCTCCTCTGGTGGGAAAGTCACACCCAGCCCTGTTGTGAACGTAGCCCCCACATCAGCTCCTCGGGCATCTAAGCCCACCGTGCCTGGGGTGACTTCGGCAGCTGGCGCCCATCCGGATAAGGACCCTGTGACGCATCCAACTCTGATGGAAACCACTGCAG GTGGCATTAAAGATGGAAGCAAAGAGCTTAAAGAGGCTGAGACAACCAGAGGAACGTCGGCAGCCACGGTTGGCACACCTGGGGGAGACAAAAAGGATGTGACCACGAAGAAGTCTGATCCTCCCTTACTGAAAACCGACTCAGCCTTGGAGGCTGCCACGTCTACTCCAGCTAGCACCAAGCGTGTGTCTGAGCCCAGTTCTACATCCAAGCCCAGTGACTCCCAACCCAAACAGCAG ATCACTTGCAAGGAGCAGATACCGTCCGTCAAAACCGGAAAGGAAGCACCAAAGCTTGTAACCTTGAATGCAACGGGAATCTGT GGCGTGGTGGCGCAAACCAAGCAGAGCGAGGAGCTGTATGACATAATCTGCAAAGCACTGAACCCCACATTCAACCGGAGCCGAGACCAGTGCACCGTGAGCCTGGCCCCCGTCCAGGGCTCCCCTAACCTCTATGCTTTGGTGGATGCTTCTATGCAGA TAAAACCGAGACAGGAGGAGCTTTTTGAACTGCTGAAGGAAAAGAAGGATGAATTTAAGAAG GCCGGGATCAACAACGTCATGTTGGCCGACAAGCAGCTCGGGGACGACGAGCCCACTGACCGGTTCAGCACGCCTCTGATCACCACCATCGTGTGCCTGGCCGTCGccttgctgctcactgctgccatctACGGCTGCTGCCACCAACGCAGGTCCCGCAGGAAGGACCAG ACCATCTCCTCTGCTGTCCCGGGGTTTGAAGGCCGACACGTAGCTGTGCTCTTTACT CAGCGCCTGACAGAAGAGCTGCAGACCATGGAGAACGGCTATCATGACAACCCGACGCTGGAGGTGATGGAGACCTCCTCTGAGATGCAGGAGAAGAAGATCAACCTGAATGGCGAGCTGGGCGACAGCTGGATTGTCCCCATGGACAACCTCACGaaagaggagctggaggaggaagaggacacGCATCTATAA
- the PODXL gene encoding podocalyxin isoform X1 has product MRRAGLALLLLLLLARLGCGGGASTSATVTTTGASPGTKSTSATTKTSSSTAAPTSSHPVLGSSSNATKTSLGSESSTPSPKSVTPAPKISTSSSKISTSDPKSTSPSTHSPSPTSVLTTHVTKKSSPGTDSSTNDTTVPSTTQKSPSLDLGSTSPGAGSSSPTMGGPPHSTKRSSPDPKTTPVSIESAPRNTTSSSRVTEIPSPSPGSSSGGKVTPSPVVNVAPTSAPRASKPTVPGVTSAAGAHPDKDPVTHPTLMETTAAGGIKDGSKELKEAETTRGTSAATVGTPGGDKKDVTTKKSDPPLLKTDSALEAATSTPASTKRVSEPSSTSKPSDSQPKQQITCKEQIPSVKTGKEAPKLVTLNATGICGVVAQTKQSEELYDIICKALNPTFNRSRDQCTVSLAPVQGSPNLYALVDASMQIKPRQEELFELLKEKKDEFKKAGINNVMLADKQLGDDEPTDRFSTPLITTIVCLAVALLLTAAIYGCCHQRRSRRKDQTISSAVPGFEGRHVAVLFTQRLTEELQTMENGYHDNPTLEVMETSSEMQEKKINLNGELGDSWIVPMDNLTKEELEEEEDTHL; this is encoded by the exons GAGGGGCATCGACCTCAGCCACAGTTACCACCACCGGCGCTAGTCCTGGCACGAAAAGCACCTCTGCTACCACAAAAACCTCCTCCTCTACCGCTGCCCCAACAAGCTCCCACCCTGTCCTGGGAAGTTCCTCCAATGCCACCAAAACCTCCCTTGGCTCAGAAAGCTCCACCCCTAGCCCGAAAAGTGTCACTCCTGCCCCAAAAATCTCCACCTCAAGCTCAAAAATCTCCACCTCTGACCCCAAAAGCACCTCCCCTAGcacacacagcccctcccctacTTCAGTGCTTACCACCCATGTCACAAAAAAGTCCTCCCCTGGCACAGACAGCTCCACCAATGACACAACAGTCCCCTCCACTACCCAGAAAAGCCCCTCCCTTGACCTGGGAAGTACCAGCCCTGGTGCGGGAAGCTCCTCTCCTACCatgggagggcccccccacagcacGAAGCGCTCCTCCCCGGACCCGAAAACTACACCTGTTAGTATAGAAAGTGCCCCCCGTAACACGACGAGCTCCTCTCGTGTCACAGAAATCCCCTCCCCTAGCCCTGGCAGCTCCTCTGGTGGGAAAGTCACACCCAGCCCTGTTGTGAACGTAGCCCCCACATCAGCTCCTCGGGCATCTAAGCCCACCGTGCCTGGGGTGACTTCGGCAGCTGGCGCCCATCCGGATAAGGACCCTGTGACGCATCCAACTCTGATGGAAACCACTGCAG CAGGTGGCATTAAAGATGGAAGCAAAGAGCTTAAAGAGGCTGAGACAACCAGAGGAACGTCGGCAGCCACGGTTGGCACACCTGGGGGAGACAAAAAGGATGTGACCACGAAGAAGTCTGATCCTCCCTTACTGAAAACCGACTCAGCCTTGGAGGCTGCCACGTCTACTCCAGCTAGCACCAAGCGTGTGTCTGAGCCCAGTTCTACATCCAAGCCCAGTGACTCCCAACCCAAACAGCAG ATCACTTGCAAGGAGCAGATACCGTCCGTCAAAACCGGAAAGGAAGCACCAAAGCTTGTAACCTTGAATGCAACGGGAATCTGT GGCGTGGTGGCGCAAACCAAGCAGAGCGAGGAGCTGTATGACATAATCTGCAAAGCACTGAACCCCACATTCAACCGGAGCCGAGACCAGTGCACCGTGAGCCTGGCCCCCGTCCAGGGCTCCCCTAACCTCTATGCTTTGGTGGATGCTTCTATGCAGA TAAAACCGAGACAGGAGGAGCTTTTTGAACTGCTGAAGGAAAAGAAGGATGAATTTAAGAAG GCCGGGATCAACAACGTCATGTTGGCCGACAAGCAGCTCGGGGACGACGAGCCCACTGACCGGTTCAGCACGCCTCTGATCACCACCATCGTGTGCCTGGCCGTCGccttgctgctcactgctgccatctACGGCTGCTGCCACCAACGCAGGTCCCGCAGGAAGGACCAG ACCATCTCCTCTGCTGTCCCGGGGTTTGAAGGCCGACACGTAGCTGTGCTCTTTACT CAGCGCCTGACAGAAGAGCTGCAGACCATGGAGAACGGCTATCATGACAACCCGACGCTGGAGGTGATGGAGACCTCCTCTGAGATGCAGGAGAAGAAGATCAACCTGAATGGCGAGCTGGGCGACAGCTGGATTGTCCCCATGGACAACCTCACGaaagaggagctggaggaggaagaggacacGCATCTATAA